Part of the Sander lucioperca isolate FBNREF2018 chromosome 1, SLUC_FBN_1.2, whole genome shotgun sequence genome is shown below.
cccacccatgagagagagagacattatggctttcaaacgagcaaagtggcagttggtcaaggccacacccccaccctccaccttgcccccccctctctcctcctcaatagctacagacacagaaatggcacatactaaggaaggctcattgtgggactggctctagtggctgtaattctgcaccaaggctgaattttgggaaagagacttcagatacagtattaggggaccactaaggtctatataaaagcatcttAAGAGCACCAtatcatgggacctttaaggggATGGCTTCTGGATACCTGGTAGCGTAGCCCACAAGAACGAGGATGTACTGATGGCCCCTAGCACTCTTGGGGAGGGGACCCACAATATCCAGTCCCACCCTCTCAAAATGGGTTTCTAGAATGGGCAAGGGAATGAGCGGATGCCTGTACATTGGTTTTGGATCTGTGACCTGGCACTCTGGGTAACTGCGACAATAATTCTCTACCTCCTTATGAACTCCTAGCCAAAAGAACCTCTGCAATATTCTTTCCTTGGTTTTCTCCACCCCCAAGTGAGCCCCGAGTAAGTGAGTGTGGGCTAATTACAGAACTGTGGATCGATGAAATTTGGGAACAAGGAGTTGCTCGATCactttgtcattattttttacCTGATACAACAGACCATTCTTAACAGTAAAGTGAGGGTAGGAAGGAGTTAACCTGGTTCCCACCAAAGCTCCCTCTAAGACTTGAACATTTTTGAGGACATTACTCAGGGTGGGATCTTGCATTTGAGCTGTTCCAAACTGACCTTTAAGTGGTGGTGTCACTCCAATGTCCACAGCCTCATCTTCACTGGGCCCGGGTTGCGGTTCTGTGTCGGTAGTATCCCCGGGTTCTGAATCACCACCGCTAGCGTCCACTGCTAAAACTTGAGCTACAGCAGATGGGGAAGAACATGCCTTGGCGAGGTTAACCCAGACTTTACTCATTTGCCTTATCTGAGACTTACGTTTTCGGGGTTCCCGGTTGAGCCTCTTTTGGGCTTCCCTCCACAACATGGAGAAGGCTGGACAATCTCGACCGATCAGGACAGGGACTGGAAGTGTCTTGAATACTCCCACTTCAACATCGAATGAACCCTTAATAGTCTTTAGCCTCACCATGGAGGTTGGGTACTCACTGGTGTCTCCATGGACACAAACGACGGGAATCGGTTCACCTTGAGCAAGGTGTGATGCCTCCAACACAGCCTCCTAGACAAGGGTCTGAGCACTTCCCGAATCAAGCAAGGCTTCCACATCACACCGGTTGACTGTTACCGGGCAGGTCGGTCTGTGGTCTCCCTTCTCCCCAAGGAGGGCAGCAAAGTGCACTTGAGGGTTGCTCGTAGACCCCGCCGTGGGCATTGGCTCATCGGACTTGTCACACTGCCACGAGATATGGCCCAACTTGCCACAGCGATAGCACTGTCAAGATACAGGTTTCAGGAATCTACTTTGCTGTACAAGTGGATTAAACCCTCTTCTCTGTGAGCTAGAGGGAGCGCTATCGGGTTTGGTCTCTTGTTGGTGGACCCAGCTGGGCCGACTTAGAATGGAAGCTGAGGGTTCTTTACAGGGGAGTCAGAGCATATCGGAGGCTGCCTTATACTGCTCAACTGCTTCTACTAACTGCATGGCAGTTTCTGGTGAATGATTACCCTTTTTGCTTCATAGGGCAGAGCTCTCAGGTAACAGTCCATAACAAGGGTTTCCACAATTACTGCTGAGTTGTTCTTCTCCGGTTCTAGCCACCTTTTGGTTACTCGAATCAATTCATGCATTTGTGCACGGGGCGTTGTCCCCCTTTGGAAACTCCAATTATGGAAATGTTGTGCCAAACTAAACTTGGTAAGGCCATGGCTGCTTAAAATATCCTCCTTTAGATTGTCATAGTCTTGGCCAATGCTAGTCTCTACATCTTAAAATGCCTTAAGCGCCTCacctgagagaaagagagccctACCCACTGCGCCTTTGGCAACATCTCTCGATTAGCTGTTGCCTCGAATGCATGAAGGTAAGCTTCCACATCATCAGTCACTCCCAACTTCGGAATGAAATCCCCTGCCTTGAGTTTCGGCTGGGTCTGTCGAAGCTCCAGCTCCTTGAGTTGATTTGCCTTACTTTACAGCAAGGCCACATTAGTTTATTGCTGTGCCCTCTGCGCCTCCACCAGCATCTGTAGTAGTTGCTCCATTTGTGCTTGGGAGTCCCTTGTGTGAAGTCCTGAAAAAAAGTTCTGCCAAGTCTTCAATATCTCCGTCTCTACGCCCCTACTGCCCGCATTCTCCACCATATGTGATGCAATGAGAGATTTTTCTTTGCAACAGTAAATCCAACTCAAAAGCTTACTAGGAGCAAACCAAATACCTTCCCTAAGTCCTGGAAACGTAGGTTCTTTTTATAATATCGGTCTCTCCACAAACTCTTTTCTGCTCTCTGCCTCTGCTGCACCCTTTGTTCTCCCTCAGTGCATGAgcactagagtttagattctcggcccgagcccgagcctgacctgagcccgacccgaagttgtgtcgggctcgggccgttattttatgccactatcctcgggccgggccggacccttgatcaagcaattttttttatccattacctatttagcctaattgggtggggagaaagctatgccataatcagaaatattataaatatgtatatataagctatataaaagtaacaaatgtgtacaaaatgtaggctgcagttacaaaatgcagcacttcatgcgcggagtctcctcctctcgcacgcatcacaccgtgcctgctgtgctgtattgtgtatcttaaatgcaacatggagcttgaagatgtaaagaaaaacaggagaattacctttgagcaagtgtggaggaaagtcggaggtatggaagcagtttaaacaagtcgtgggcagtgacaacaatatgttgttcatcattgtttctttttttcgttTCTTCATTctgatccatttgcgatccgttccattctgaataaacaaacagcgcagtttacaggcttcgtccttgttgcagtattctaaacagatttctgtagttcaaacaactctgaattgtagttgagaacgtcagttataacggcccacgtattaaaaaagtgtcgggtttaaatcaggCTCGGGCTCGGACTCAGTTTGCCACAGTGTAGGCTATAAACCCTTTTGGCATAACTTATTTCATTGAAGTAGAAGCTAAATGGCCTACTCCAGTAGATGCGATAGATGTGAGACTGTGATTCTGCCTCTCTATTTTAGTCTTTGGAACATTTATAATACCACTGCTTTGATACATCACCCTGTATAATGGGAGATTCCAAAAATCGCTAGGACTTCCACGTATGGTGCAATCGCACGGCACAGACTGTGGTTAAGGAAGTTTAGATACCACTGAGCTGTCAGCGTGTTAAAAATTGTTCGAGTGTGACGGTGCTAAACAAGTTCCCCATgtttcaaagtgtgtgtgtgtgtgtgtgtgtgtgtgtgtgtgtgtataaattgTCAGGTCAGATGCTCAGATGTAGTAAGACTGCTGAGTAATTGCACTTTGTCCCCCGTAGCAGTAAAACAGCAGGCTCTGACCCTTACCGCTACAACATGGACTATCCCTGCATCGGAACCTGTCTGATTATCAACAATAAGAACTTCCACAGTAGCACAGGTAACTACACCCATTTAACaagtgtctcacacacacacacacacacacacacacacacacttctttaaTTTCACAGTCACTTGCACAAATGTTCTGTAAATTTCTGTAAACAGACTACAAACAAGTCTCATGTGTGTCACCCCCATTTTACTTACAATGTGTGATTTacactagggatgcaccaaaccCAGAGTTCGGGTTCAGCCGaactttgggctttttgacggagTTCGGGTTCTGCCGaactttagaatttttttccaccgaaccaaACTCTACCAAAGAGAAGTAACAAGAGGCAAAACTCGAGAAAAAGAGGCGGACGTTGTGTGGAGTTTCTGCTCTtgtcaaagagtatagaagtaacAAGAGGCTCAATAGAATGTTCCATTGCAACAAACGCACCCATGACCGAgctgcagctccgccatcttggactgaacacaacacaacgttctattgagtttaGCCTCTTGTTACATCTATACTCTTCGTAGAGTTACGCTTGCACTATGCGCACtatgctggtcgacgtaatgacagcgctgttgattacaggaaggtgtttacgtaggtggagcgttcaatgcagtaggctgtgagaaagtgaaaattgaACGCTACacgttcaatttgcaatgccgatttgtctcgtggggcaaggaccctaaactatacataACATCGCCGCTAGGAGGCTCAGTTCTCAGTTCAGcatcatctgtattagagaaaTGAGtcacttcatccgatgtttaaagtgaataaaatagccttgccAGCCTACAACTACACATATCCTCTACAACAATTGTGgatgtattatttgtgtcccctgtAATGTTACTTACGAGACTGAGCTGAATATAaacttacttatttatttacgGTGTCAGCATACACATTCAGCAGCATCAATCACTTCCTCTAATCCACTACTGGCATACTTATATACTGATCAGGTAGCTATGGCAACACTACAGGCACCTAGTGGTTGGGGTGACATCCACTTATCACTACATCCCCTTCAATAATTGCTCTTAAgaatttttatttgtaaaaatacTACTGCATTTCTacctgtgtgtttgcgtgtgtctcTCTCCAGGGATGAGTGCTCGGAACGGGACGGATGTAGATGCTGATGCTGCTATTAAGACCTTCTCTGAGCTGGGTTATAAGGTCAATGTGAACACTGATCAGACCGTGGCAGAGATGAAACAACTGTTGCATAGTGGTAACAGAAACAaccgttttttatttatttaaagtgctcatattatgctcaggTGATGCTACAGGTGAAACACTTAAGTgctgggcagaacaatcaaaaaaggcgggaaaacacaagacagaaagtaaaacaagacaagacaagacaagacagaaaaccagactgtCAAAATGAAACAGGAAACCgagcaaaacagaaaaacaagactaccacaataagacaaaacacggaacaaaataccaaaaccatgacagttttctctggaagatggtaagtccctttggggtggactttgggctttttcactttgtaaatctataatgtgcacaaaaaagatatataacagggatgtcgttaggcctattttaggggtgctgaagcTACCCTAAAATATTCCTAAGCCCCCCAAATTATAATAAGAACAACACTAATAattagatttatttttacagtgcactctgtatcactaatctgtgtgtgttggtgtgtagtGTGTCTATTTTAATTCTATTTTACAACTGTcagctggtcgaaatggcagtATTAGAGGCTCAACGAGCGCCCACGTGCACGGTAACGGTATGTGGACGAGCAAGGTAgagagttagctagctagattttagcagagagaaaaagaagcagGAGATTGGCAGAGCAGTTGATTCTGAGGGAGCCGGTGTGATTGAGGTCAGTAGTGGTCTATAGGTCTAAAGAAACGTGgggtgttttgttttcttctaacAATAAGTATTTGTTGGTAGGTCTAGGCACTAAGgcatagcctaaactaaattatttcattatatttattatatatgctagctatattttaactttctgcattcattggctgtgataaattaaataaatatgtagatgTTGCCTAAATGTAGGCCTTAAAATTGCAAAAGCattatatgagcactttaaagtttaaagaaaaagaatgCTTCCCATATTCTCACACTGCCATGTACAATCAATTTGTCAACTGATTGGAACAGCCAATGTTGACAATTGCTGCATTTCAGAttcagaatcagatttattgccaaagtgagttacacttacaaggaatttaCCATGGtagttggtgcatacataaacagacAAAcctacattaatatgaaataaacaataaatacagaaacagatacaaaatagctgttcaACAGCTGTTTATATAGACTGCATTACCACAGGAGCATGCagcaaccactagatggcagcatCTGAGTGTGGCTACTCTTTAATTCCCAAATGCACTTATTACCGTAACTCTACAAATGTCTTTGGGAACTGTTGAGTAGCCATCCATGCCAGACCTGTATGTTTTGCAGTCTGAGAACTATAACTGCAAGATGCTTAAATATCTGCAATATCTGCACTGTCCTCAAGATGATAATAATTCAAATGAGAGAGTATCTGGACTAATGATGTAACTCTTGTCTTATTTTCTATctatccctgtgtgtgtgtgtcactagcATCCAAGGAGGACCACAGTAAGAGTGCatcatttgcatgtgtgttgcTAAGTCACGGAGACGAGGGCGTGATATATGGCACCGACGGCTTTGAAAAGTTGGAGAAGCTGGCAGAATACTTTAAAGGAGATCGCTGTAAGAGTCTGGTGGGGAAACCCAAGCTCTTCTTCATACAGGTTGGTTAAATATCTCCGCTTCTCCTGTTTAAAGTGGCTCAAGTCCCACACCTGTAACACAATGGGCCAAGGCCGTTTAAGCAGCCTAGCCCTGCTGGACATTGAGAGACACTGGTCAAGTCACTGGAAAAGacgcaatggttagggttagggttagggttaaggttagggttaggtgccttgaaggcagcggtcgcagcgctgtctggaaggagccgttgggggcaaaaaacaccatcgagcgtttgtagtttatcagtgtttttttgcccccaatggctccttccaggcagcgctgcctggaaggcactaggattaggcactggttatggttaggtttagggttaaggttaggataggtgccttgaaggcagcggtcgcagcactgcctggaaggagctgttgggggcaaaaaacaccatagagCCTAGTTGGTACAATAGGGTCACAGAGCATTTTCTTGAAAAGGAACATAGGGCAGAATTTACGTATAAATAAATGGAAAATTCTTATGATGTAGGCCGAAAATGAGCTTCCCCTCTTTGAAAGACCAGCAGCTGCCACTGCTCAACAGTAATATGTTATGTTTTTCTTACTATTTGATGCCAGGCTTCGAATATAAGAAGTTGAACATGTTATGTACATGTAAAGGCAAAAGTCTAAATTCAGAGATGTGATTTAGATAAAATTGGTATTGCACAACAATCACCGCTGGTTGTTATTGTAGCTTTTTAAACCACATGCCCTCATTGTCTCAGTATAACCATCAAATACCATCACAGTTAAAGCCGTGGGTGGCAGTTTTcctgaaaaggaaaaacaaacggcaaaaaatgtgaaaatatagCTCTCCTCCTGCAGCTCTCTTCTATGAGAATGACCATTTTCTTTGAAGGCTTTGTGGGTGTGTAAAGTCATTTGAGATGACATACTGTGATTCAAGTTCATGTTTATGAATAAAACGTGTCAACATTGGCGAAGCGTTACAGAGATGAAGAGAAAATGCTGCTAATAGTTTAGCCTCCTGGGAACCTCAGCTGTGAGCTTTAACTACAGCCTAAGGCTTAGCAAAAGGCTAaactattttttaaacattttttctcCATCTCTGGAATGTTTCACATATGTTCCATTTATTGTCAGACTCTCTTTTagacctttttttaaaagtcttacttctttttttttgggttgCTTTGCAGTGTACTCAGTTGTTGTCAATGCTGGAATAGCATTTTCTACAGAATCAAAATCATTGAATCAGGCTTTGACTACTTGAAGGGATGTGTACGTGCACCTGCGTTtgtagaacagccaataggaacgcccTAGCTCTGAAATGatctgtgattggccaaagtcccCAGTCAGGGACTAGTTTTCTAAAGGCTGgaaacagagccaagaggagatGCAGAAGTCTAGTTATCTGTCAGTCCACTTTAATTACCACATGCTGAAAGATCAGTATGGACTTTTTGCCCGATGATACCAGAAAAAACTGCCTATCCCAGCTTTAATGTGCATAATGTATGTTATATTTAATGTACCTGGATTTCCGTTTGAGGCGTGCCGTGGAGTGGAGCTGGATAACGGATCCTTTATTGATGCCGACAGTGTTGATGCTCAAACATCAGAGAGGATTCCTGTGGAGGCAGACTTCCTGTATACCTATTCCACCGCTCCAGGTAACACACTGAACAACGGAAGTGGCACAAAAAGACTTTTTGTCCTGGGAATTACTAATTTCTTCAAAGCCCTGCTATTCAGTATGtttttagggctgcacgatataaggaaaatatgtaatatgtagGGTTGCATCTAACGATCATTTTCATCGTTGATTAATccgtcgattattttctcgattaatcgattagttgtttgatctataaaatgtcgaaacatggtgaaaaatgtgaatcagtgtttcccaaagcccaatatgacgtcctcaaatgtcttgttttgtccacaactcaaagatattcagttagctgtcacagaggagagacgaaactagaaaatactcacatttaagaagctggaatcagagaaatcgtACTTTCgtacgtttttttttccaaaccgattaatcgattatcaaaatagttggcgattaatttaatagttgacaactaatcgattaatcgataatcTTTACACCTCTAGTAATATGCGATAATGTTGTTTATTATTGCGATAACGACATTATTTGCGATAaaaaagtgtactcagttctgcctttctgctttcagtattctgctgaaatgcaataaattgcttgttgaatttaaaaaaactaaaataataataatttccaacattattttattggacaaattaaaaatgGAAGTGAACATAAAAAGCACCATTAAAAAGAGAATGACATCCCCGGCCTTACCAACTTGTTTTAACACTCTGCACTGTACAACTTAGCTCTCCCAAACTGTATGGAGTTCCTGTTGTCttttatgtttgaaaaaaagaaaaatggacaGCAGAGAAAATGAAACGGATATTGTTCTGACGTAAGTAATGCTGGTATCTACACTGCTgtgctaaaagaaaaagaaaacttagaaaaagaaaaaaaagtgggtTACATTTTatagtgcagttttctactgatactctctttcaactaactcaaaaaatctgtcttttgcgatatgtcgcagcctttcacaatgtgtttattgcgaTAACCGATAAAAAAACCCTGATATATTGGGCAGCCCTAGTATGTTTATGATCCATAATGAAATGGTAAGAACACTCGTAACGTGACTCGTCCTGCAGGCTACTACTCATGGAGGAACACGACCAATGGCTCCTGGTTCATGCAGGCCTGGTACATGCAGACCTGGTTCATGCAGGTGCTGTGCGAGATGTTGACACGTTTCCGCAGAGAGCTGGAGCTGATGCAGATCATGACCTGGTGGTGCTCCACTTTGAGTCCTCCTCCATCCTGCCGGGATTTAGTGGCAAGAGTCAAGTTTATGTTTATGAATAAAACGTGTCAACATTGGCGAAGCAttacagagatggagagaaaatgcTGCTAATAGTTTAGCCTTCTAGGAACCTTAGCTGTGAGCTTTAGC
Proteins encoded:
- the LOC116036564 gene encoding caspase-3-like isoform X1, with protein sequence MDVTQSDGDTVDALKLFSKKSSKTAGSDPYRYNMDYPCIGTCLIINNKNFHSSTGMSARNGTDVDADAAIKTFSELGYKVNVNTDQTVAEMKQLLHSASKEDHSKSASFACVLLSHGDEGVIYGTDGFEKLEKLAEYFKGDRCKSLVGKPKLFFIQACRGVELDNGSFIDADSVDAQTSERIPVEADFLYTYSTAPGYYSWRNTTNGSWFMQAWYMQTWFMQALCEMLTRFRGELELMQIMTRVNRKVALHFESSSNLPGFNGKKQIPCIVSMLTKDFYFPDFYA